A genomic stretch from Sphingomonas faeni includes:
- a CDS encoding hybrid sensor histidine kinase/response regulator: MTTQTAEADFLTGGGEMAAMIRAHDWSASPLGPIEQWPQSLRSIVSLMLASEFAMFAAWGPELGFLYNDHYARLLHDKHPHALGRRFNDIWGDVWADISPLVDKALAGEASFFENLPLVTNRKGYDEQAWFTFSYSPVRDESGAVAGMFCSTYESTERVVAERALRDERERMGQMFAQAPTFMAMLRGPEHRFELANPGYSKLVGHREVLGRTVAEALPDAVEQGFLELLDHVYATGEPFTASGMLYAVQAAPGGSVDDRYLDFVYQPIRDANGAVVGIFVEGADVTDRKMLERDLQSLNADLEQRVRDRTQELVEAQEALRQAQKMEAVGQLTGGIAHDFNNLLQGITGSLEIVQRRVAQGRVGELDRFISGATAAANRAAALTHRLLAFSRRQPLDPRPVKVNPLVASLEDLIRRTTGEQIELEMVLGTGLWTTLCDPNQLENSLLNLAINARDAMPHGGTLTIETRNAQLDDHFAASQRDVRPGHYVCVCVSDTGTGMSADTIAKAFEPFFTTKPLGQGTGLGLSMVYGFARQSEGYARIYSEVGQGTTIKLYLPRHYGVAEQDEALPGLTQEHVTDAGEIVLVVEDDVVVRSLIVEVLGELGYQAVEAHDGPAGLDKLQTMDRIDLLVTDIGLPGLNGRQVADAGRALRPDLRVLFMTGYAENAALASGFLEPGMSMITKPFAMEALATQIRTMIGG, encoded by the coding sequence ATGACGACACAGACGGCCGAGGCCGATTTCCTGACCGGCGGCGGCGAGATGGCCGCGATGATCCGCGCGCATGACTGGTCGGCCTCGCCGCTGGGGCCGATCGAGCAATGGCCGCAATCGCTTCGCTCGATCGTATCGCTGATGCTCGCGTCGGAATTCGCGATGTTCGCCGCCTGGGGGCCGGAGTTGGGCTTCCTTTACAACGATCACTATGCGCGCCTGCTGCACGACAAGCATCCGCATGCGCTGGGCCGACGGTTCAACGACATCTGGGGCGACGTGTGGGCGGACATCAGCCCGCTGGTCGACAAGGCGTTGGCGGGGGAAGCCTCGTTCTTCGAGAACCTGCCTCTCGTCACCAATCGCAAGGGCTATGACGAGCAGGCGTGGTTCACCTTCTCCTACTCGCCGGTGCGGGACGAGAGCGGCGCGGTCGCGGGCATGTTCTGCTCGACCTACGAAAGCACCGAACGGGTCGTGGCGGAGCGCGCATTGCGCGACGAACGCGAGCGGATGGGCCAGATGTTCGCGCAGGCGCCGACCTTCATGGCGATGCTGCGCGGGCCCGAGCACCGGTTCGAGCTGGCCAACCCCGGCTACAGCAAGCTCGTCGGCCACCGCGAGGTACTCGGCCGCACCGTCGCAGAGGCGTTGCCCGACGCGGTCGAACAAGGGTTTCTCGAATTGCTCGACCATGTCTACGCGACCGGAGAGCCGTTTACCGCGTCCGGCATGCTTTACGCGGTACAGGCCGCACCGGGCGGTTCGGTCGATGATCGCTATCTAGATTTCGTCTACCAGCCGATCCGCGACGCGAACGGCGCAGTCGTCGGCATCTTCGTCGAGGGCGCGGACGTCACCGATCGCAAGATGCTCGAACGCGACCTGCAATCGCTCAACGCCGACCTCGAACAGCGCGTCCGCGATCGGACCCAGGAACTGGTCGAGGCGCAGGAGGCGCTCCGCCAGGCGCAGAAGATGGAAGCGGTCGGACAGCTCACCGGCGGCATCGCGCACGATTTCAACAATCTGCTGCAAGGCATCACCGGCAGCCTGGAGATCGTCCAGCGCCGCGTCGCGCAAGGGCGGGTTGGCGAACTCGATCGCTTCATCTCAGGCGCTACGGCCGCCGCCAATCGCGCCGCGGCACTCACCCACCGGCTGCTCGCCTTCTCGCGCCGCCAGCCGCTCGATCCGCGCCCGGTGAAGGTCAATCCGCTGGTCGCATCGCTGGAGGACCTGATCCGTCGCACGACCGGCGAGCAGATCGAACTCGAGATGGTGCTCGGGACGGGGCTCTGGACGACGCTGTGCGATCCCAACCAGCTCGAGAATTCGCTGCTGAACCTCGCCATCAACGCGCGCGACGCGATGCCGCACGGCGGCACGCTGACCATCGAGACCCGAAACGCACAACTCGACGACCATTTCGCCGCCAGCCAGCGCGATGTCCGGCCCGGCCATTACGTCTGCGTCTGCGTGTCCGACACCGGCACGGGCATGTCCGCCGATACCATCGCCAAGGCGTTCGAGCCGTTCTTCACGACCAAGCCGCTCGGCCAGGGCACCGGGCTTGGCCTGTCGATGGTCTACGGCTTCGCGCGCCAGTCCGAAGGCTATGCGAGGATCTATAGCGAGGTCGGCCAGGGTACGACGATCAAGCTGTATCTGCCGCGCCACTACGGCGTGGCGGAACAGGACGAGGCGCTTCCAGGCCTGACCCAGGAGCACGTCACCGACGCGGGCGAGATCGTGCTGGTGGTCGAGGACGACGTGGTGGTCCGGTCGCTGATCGTCGAGGTGCTGGGCGAACTCGGCTATCAGGCGGTCGAGGCGCATGACGGTCCCGCCGGGCTCGACAAGCTGCAGACGATGGACCGTATCGACCTGCTCGTCACCGACATCGGCCTCCCCGGATTGAACGGCCGCCAAGTCGCCGACGCCGGCCGCGCACTCCGCCCCGACCTCCGCGTCCTGTTCATGACGGGATACGCCGAAAACGCCGCGCTGGCATCGGGCTTCCTCGAACCGGGGATGTCGATGATCACCAAACCGTTCGCGATGGAAGCGCTCGCAACGCAGATCCGGACGATGATTGGGGGCTGA
- a CDS encoding ribonucleoside-diphosphate reductase subunit alpha has protein sequence MTTDTIEQTTATPEAEAPKAPRQAQDSHSVRAQIYPVEVDHSRDALLTEFGKDTLKDRYLLPGESYQDLFVRVASAYADDAGHAQRLYDAISKLWFMPATPVLSNGGTGRGLPISCYLNSVPDSLGGIVDTWNENVWLASRGGGIGTYWGNVRGIGEPVGLNGKTSGIIPFVRVMDSLTLAISQGSLRRGSAAVYLDVSHPEIEEFLEIRKPSGDFNRKALNLHHGVLITDDFMEAVRNGDEWHLRSPKDQAIRATVDARSLFQKLVETRLQTGEPYIVFADHVNKAMPKHHRELGLKVSTSNLCSEITLPTGKDHLGNERTAVCCLSSLNLETWDQWKDEKGLIEDVMRFLDNVLQDYIDRHEPGMERAAYSAGRERSVGLGVMGFHSFLQARGIPFEGAMAKSWNLRMFKHISSQANEASMQLAIERGPCPDAADVGAMERFSCKMAIAPTASISIICGGTSACIEPIPANIYTHKTLSGSFSIKNPYLEKMLSEKSKNSDAVWNSILEQGGSVQHLDFLSVEEKDCYKTSFEIDQRWLLELAADRTPYIDQAQSLNLFIPADVEKWDLLMLHFRAWELGIKSLYYLRSKSVQRAGFAGGVEADNTIDLRQIDVESKDYDECLACQ, from the coding sequence ATGACCACAGACACGATCGAACAAACCACTGCCACGCCTGAAGCCGAGGCTCCCAAGGCGCCGCGCCAGGCGCAGGACAGCCACTCCGTGCGCGCGCAGATCTACCCGGTCGAGGTCGATCACAGCCGCGACGCGCTCCTCACCGAATTCGGCAAGGACACGCTCAAGGATCGCTACCTGCTCCCGGGCGAAAGCTATCAGGACCTGTTCGTCCGTGTCGCCTCCGCCTACGCCGACGACGCCGGCCACGCACAGCGCCTCTACGACGCGATCTCGAAGCTCTGGTTCATGCCCGCCACCCCCGTTCTCTCGAACGGCGGCACCGGGCGCGGCCTGCCGATCTCGTGCTACCTCAACTCGGTCCCCGACAGCCTCGGCGGCATCGTCGACACCTGGAACGAGAATGTCTGGCTCGCCTCGCGCGGCGGCGGCATCGGCACCTATTGGGGCAACGTCCGCGGCATCGGCGAGCCGGTCGGCCTCAACGGCAAGACCAGCGGCATCATCCCGTTCGTCCGCGTCATGGATTCGCTGACGCTCGCGATCTCGCAGGGCTCGCTGCGCCGTGGCTCGGCCGCCGTGTACCTCGACGTCTCGCACCCCGAGATCGAGGAATTCCTCGAAATCCGCAAACCCTCGGGCGATTTCAACCGCAAGGCGCTCAACCTCCACCATGGCGTGCTGATCACCGACGACTTCATGGAAGCCGTCCGCAACGGCGACGAATGGCACCTGCGTTCGCCGAAGGATCAGGCGATCCGCGCCACCGTCGACGCGCGCTCGCTGTTCCAGAAGCTCGTCGAGACTCGTCTCCAGACCGGCGAGCCGTACATCGTCTTCGCCGATCACGTGAACAAGGCGATGCCCAAGCATCACCGCGAACTCGGCCTCAAGGTCTCGACTTCGAACCTGTGCTCCGAGATCACGCTGCCGACCGGCAAGGATCACCTCGGCAACGAGCGTACCGCGGTATGCTGCCTGTCGTCGCTGAACCTCGAGACGTGGGATCAGTGGAAGGACGAGAAGGGCCTGATCGAGGACGTCATGCGCTTCCTCGACAACGTCCTGCAGGACTATATCGACCGCCACGAACCCGGCATGGAACGCGCCGCCTACAGCGCGGGCCGCGAGCGGTCGGTCGGGCTCGGCGTGATGGGCTTCCACTCGTTCCTCCAGGCGCGCGGCATCCCGTTCGAGGGCGCGATGGCGAAGTCGTGGAATCTCCGCATGTTCAAGCACATCAGCAGCCAGGCGAACGAAGCCTCGATGCAGCTCGCGATCGAGCGCGGCCCCTGCCCCGATGCCGCCGACGTCGGCGCGATGGAGCGTTTCAGCTGCAAGATGGCGATCGCCCCCACCGCATCGATCTCGATCATCTGCGGCGGCACCAGCGCGTGCATCGAGCCGATCCCCGCGAACATCTACACGCACAAGACGCTCTCGGGCAGCTTCTCGATCAAGAACCCGTATCTCGAAAAGATGCTGAGCGAGAAGTCGAAGAACTCGGACGCGGTCTGGAACTCGATCCTCGAACAGGGTGGTTCGGTCCAGCATCTCGACTTCCTCTCGGTCGAGGAAAAGGACTGCTACAAGACGTCGTTCGAGATCGACCAGCGCTGGCTGCTCGAGCTGGCGGCGGATCGCACGCCGTACATCGACCAGGCGCAGTCGCTGAACCTGTTCATCCCGGCGGACGTCGAGAAGTGGGACCTGCTGATGCTCCACTTCCGCGCGTGGGAGCTCGGCATCAAGTCGCTCTATTACCTCCGCTCGAAGTCGGTCCAGCGTGCAGGGTTCGCCGGTGGTGTCGAGGCGGACAACACGATCGACCTGCGCCAGATCGACGTCGAGTCGAAGGATTACGATGAGTGCCTTGCCTGCCAGTAA
- a CDS encoding DUF2171 domain-containing protein, with protein sequence MVDATQIQEHAEVIGADGVHVGTVDKVEGNRIKLTKKDSGPQVVEGKGRHEGHHHFISLGLVADIEDGKVRLSANADVAVTFEEEA encoded by the coding sequence ATGGTCGATGCAACCCAGATCCAGGAACATGCCGAAGTCATCGGCGCGGACGGCGTCCATGTCGGCACTGTCGACAAGGTCGAAGGCAACCGCATCAAGCTGACCAAGAAGGACTCGGGCCCGCAGGTCGTCGAGGGCAAGGGCCGCCATGAAGGGCATCATCACTTCATCTCGCTCGGGCTGGTTGCGGATATCGAGGACGGCAAGGTCCGCCTGTCCGCCAACGCCGACGTGGCGGTGACGTTCGAAGAAGAGGCCTGA
- a CDS encoding ribonucleotide-diphosphate reductase subunit beta — translation MSLLHASKQYKPFEYPWAFEFWKRQQQLHWLPEEVPLGEDCRDWAQKLSDHERNLLTQIFRFFTQADVEVQDCYHEKYGRVFKPTEIKMMLTSFSNMETVHIAAYSHLLDTIGMPESEYGAFLEYAEMKEKHDYMQKFTVDNDEDIARTLAMFGGFTEGVQLFASFAMLMNFPRFNKMKGMGQIVTWSIRDESLHCEGIIKMFHTFCQERQCLTKAVKDDIADVCQTTIRLEDNFIDLAFEMGPVNGMTPKEIKKYIRFIADWRMTQLGLKPIYMIDEHPLPWLAPMLNGVEHANFFEQRATEYSKAATKGQWNDVWDSFDKRQTAKKGPAANVDLSEVRDMFSDSVAAE, via the coding sequence ATGTCCCTCCTTCACGCCTCCAAGCAGTACAAGCCGTTCGAATACCCCTGGGCGTTCGAGTTCTGGAAGCGCCAGCAGCAGCTCCACTGGCTTCCCGAGGAAGTGCCCCTGGGTGAGGATTGCCGCGATTGGGCGCAGAAGCTCAGCGATCACGAGCGCAACCTGCTCACGCAGATCTTCCGCTTCTTCACGCAGGCCGACGTCGAGGTGCAGGATTGCTACCACGAAAAGTACGGCCGCGTGTTCAAGCCGACCGAGATCAAGATGATGCTGACCTCGTTCAGCAACATGGAGACGGTCCACATCGCCGCCTACAGCCATCTGCTCGACACCATCGGCATGCCCGAGAGCGAGTACGGCGCCTTCCTCGAATATGCCGAGATGAAGGAAAAGCATGATTACATGCAGAAGTTCACCGTCGACAACGACGAGGACATCGCCCGCACGCTCGCCATGTTCGGCGGCTTCACCGAGGGCGTCCAGCTGTTCGCCTCGTTCGCGATGCTGATGAACTTCCCGCGCTTCAACAAGATGAAGGGCATGGGCCAGATCGTCACCTGGTCGATCCGCGACGAAAGCCTCCACTGCGAGGGCATCATCAAGATGTTCCACACCTTCTGTCAGGAGCGCCAGTGCCTGACCAAGGCGGTCAAGGACGACATCGCCGACGTCTGCCAGACGACGATCCGCCTCGAGGACAATTTCATCGACCTCGCCTTCGAGATGGGCCCGGTCAACGGCATGACCCCCAAGGAAATCAAGAAGTACATCCGCTTCATCGCCGACTGGCGCATGACCCAACTCGGCCTGAAGCCGATCTACATGATCGACGAGCACCCGCTGCCCTGGCTCGCCCCGATGCTCAACGGCGTCGAGCACGCCAACTTCTTCGAACAGCGCGCAACGGAGTATTCGAAGGCCGCAACCAAGGGCCAGTGGAACGACGTCTGGGACTCGTTCGACAAGCGCCAGACCGCGAAGAAGGGGCCTGCTGCGAACGTGGACTTGAGCGAGGTCCGGGACATGTTCAGCGATTCGGTCGCGGCTGAGTGA
- a CDS encoding thermonuclease family protein — translation MMEYVFDFMRLLGGNRAGATRGRGSAGRAGAGRGAKPGVLLQLRLVFYGVLLGLMFPVIRQIDWSPLLPPGLKVEWPTGFGIAWPAGHLRVPGGWGWGGDVAKAGAASDAAAAGTARNGGAATSGVTTGTLATAAGVASAASTAAAAASALSGGKSVSARFTICGRAKRINCMVDGDTFWMAGTKIRIADIDTPETHPPRCAREARLGRAATVKMQGMLNAGPFKLVPIKRDVDRYGRKLRIVERGGVSLGAVLVRQGLARKYGGGKRSPWC, via the coding sequence ATGATGGAGTATGTGTTTGATTTCATGCGGTTGCTGGGCGGCAATCGCGCTGGCGCCACGCGTGGGCGCGGGAGTGCCGGACGCGCGGGTGCCGGGCGCGGCGCTAAGCCGGGAGTCCTGCTGCAACTCCGCCTGGTGTTCTACGGCGTGCTGCTCGGGTTGATGTTTCCGGTGATCCGCCAGATCGACTGGTCCCCGTTGCTGCCGCCGGGGTTGAAAGTCGAATGGCCGACCGGGTTCGGCATCGCCTGGCCCGCCGGGCATCTGCGCGTGCCGGGTGGCTGGGGTTGGGGTGGAGACGTGGCCAAGGCGGGGGCGGCGTCCGATGCGGCCGCCGCCGGAACTGCGAGGAATGGCGGTGCCGCCACGAGCGGGGTCACCACAGGGACCTTGGCCACCGCAGCGGGTGTTGCCAGCGCGGCGTCCACCGCCGCTGCCGCCGCATCCGCGCTATCGGGTGGCAAGTCGGTTTCGGCGCGCTTCACGATCTGCGGTCGTGCCAAGCGGATTAACTGCATGGTCGATGGCGACACCTTCTGGATGGCCGGCACCAAGATCCGCATCGCCGACATCGACACCCCGGAAACCCACCCGCCTCGCTGCGCGCGCGAGGCGCGGCTGGGGCGGGCGGCGACGGTGAAGATGCAAGGGATGCTGAACGCCGGTCCGTTCAAGCTGGTCCCGATCAAGCGTGACGTCGATCGCTACGGTCGGAAACTCCGCATCGTCGAGAGGGGCGGGGTGTCATTGGGCGCAGTGCTGGTCAGGCAGGGCCTCGCGCGGAAATATGGCGGGGGCAAGCGCTCGCCTTGGTGTTAG
- a CDS encoding outer membrane protein — MRKLSLAIALAAATVAVPAFAQDMSAPAPVDNSAQPGEAAAPDGSKAFGIEPYFGVMGGWEQFDNERGHGIPQALNADGSTRRGYKPSGSLVQGVLGVNVPLGPVFVGAEGNVIKGIEGNIDWEYGAAGRFGFRAGDSGLIYGKVGYQWVNFDKFSARSTNGGNTNRDYSAITYGIGAEVGPQSIGLKGITGNAGFRIRAEVNTFGDAQSFRPMLGIITHF; from the coding sequence ATGCGTAAGCTTTCCCTGGCAATCGCCCTCGCCGCCGCAACGGTCGCAGTTCCCGCCTTCGCGCAGGACATGTCGGCACCGGCACCCGTCGACAACAGCGCACAGCCCGGCGAAGCAGCAGCTCCCGACGGCTCGAAGGCATTCGGCATCGAGCCGTACTTCGGCGTGATGGGCGGCTGGGAGCAGTTCGACAACGAGCGCGGCCACGGCATCCCGCAGGCGCTGAACGCTGACGGTTCGACCCGTCGCGGCTACAAGCCATCGGGCTCGCTGGTCCAGGGCGTGCTCGGCGTGAACGTGCCGCTTGGCCCGGTCTTCGTCGGCGCAGAAGGCAACGTGATCAAGGGCATCGAAGGCAACATCGACTGGGAATACGGCGCAGCAGGCCGTTTCGGCTTCCGCGCTGGCGACAGCGGCCTGATCTACGGCAAGGTCGGCTACCAGTGGGTCAACTTCGACAAGTTCTCGGCACGGTCGACCAACGGTGGCAACACCAACCGTGACTACAGCGCGATCACCTACGGCATCGGCGCAGAAGTCGGTCCGCAGAGCATCGGCCTGAAGGGCATCACCGGCAACGCAGGCTTCCGCATCCGCGCCGAGGTCAACACTTTCGGCGACGCGCAGAGCTTCCGTCCGATGCTCGGCATCATCACGCACTTCTAA
- a CDS encoding DNA primase produces the protein MGGHQVPSAGSGDDGYDEEGYDESQRAEILEATRNGPSDGIILTDLEPDLGEDDTDDESIDETGMDSEEVGETDSSVTMDEADMDEDDVQDELDDDTIDDDEDLKDADDVALKP, from the coding sequence ATGGGCGGACATCAGGTGCCGAGTGCCGGTTCGGGCGACGACGGCTATGACGAAGAAGGCTATGACGAGAGCCAACGCGCCGAGATCCTCGAGGCCACGCGCAACGGGCCGAGCGACGGCATCATCCTGACCGACCTCGAACCCGACCTGGGCGAAGACGACACCGACGACGAGTCGATCGACGAGACCGGGATGGACTCCGAAGAAGTCGGCGAGACGGATTCGTCGGTCACGATGGACGAAGCCGACATGGACGAGGACGACGTCCAGGACGAACTCGACGACGACACCATCGACGACGACGAAGACCTGAAGGACGCCGACGACGTCGCGCTGAAGCCCTGA
- a CDS encoding multidrug effflux MFS transporter, protein MQTQDPQSDALAMRGAPIGFVEFVALVASLMSLTALGIDSMLPALPAIGDSLGVASENGRQFVVTAFVIGFGVAQLVHGPLADRFGRRTVLLWSLVLYIIANVACATAGSFTLLLAARAFGGAVIAAARVATIALVRDCYHGRAMARVMSIAFMVFMIVPILAPTFGWTVLQFGDWRAIFWTVAVLTLGVLIWFYLRMPETLAAENVLPITPGRILGDWRQTLGDRNSLGYTLASTALLGSLYGYLNSIQQIMADVFHKPSLLALIFATTSVTMAICNLLNSRIVMRLGTRLISHGALSLMILVSLVHLFAIEIGFETLVSFAVFQALTLGCFGLATSNFSAMAMENMGRIAGTASSVQGFLSVTVGAVFGALIGQAFDGTTVPLVGGFLIAGLAALVSILVTERGRLFRPASPAPTRA, encoded by the coding sequence ATGCAGACCCAGGATCCCCAATCCGACGCGCTGGCGATGCGTGGCGCGCCGATCGGTTTCGTCGAATTCGTCGCGCTCGTCGCCTCGCTGATGTCGCTCACTGCGCTCGGTATCGATTCGATGCTCCCCGCGCTGCCGGCGATCGGCGACTCGCTTGGCGTCGCGTCGGAGAACGGTCGGCAGTTCGTGGTGACCGCGTTCGTGATCGGCTTCGGCGTCGCGCAGCTCGTCCATGGGCCACTCGCGGATCGTTTCGGGCGGCGGACGGTGCTGTTGTGGTCGCTGGTTCTGTACATCATCGCGAACGTCGCGTGCGCGACCGCGGGCAGCTTCACGCTGCTGCTGGCCGCGCGGGCATTTGGCGGGGCGGTCATTGCCGCGGCGCGGGTCGCGACGATCGCCTTGGTCCGTGATTGCTATCATGGGCGGGCTATGGCGCGGGTCATGTCGATTGCGTTCATGGTGTTCATGATCGTTCCCATTCTCGCGCCGACGTTCGGATGGACGGTGCTGCAGTTCGGCGACTGGCGGGCGATCTTCTGGACGGTCGCGGTGCTGACACTGGGCGTGCTGATCTGGTTCTACCTGCGGATGCCGGAGACGCTGGCGGCCGAGAACGTCCTGCCGATCACACCGGGGCGGATCCTCGGCGACTGGCGCCAGACGCTCGGCGACCGCAATTCGCTTGGCTATACACTCGCCTCGACCGCGTTGCTGGGATCGTTGTACGGCTATCTCAATTCGATCCAGCAGATCATGGCGGACGTGTTCCACAAGCCGTCGCTGCTCGCGCTGATCTTCGCGACGACGTCGGTGACGATGGCAATCTGCAATCTCCTCAACTCGCGGATCGTGATGCGGCTGGGCACCCGCCTGATCAGCCATGGTGCTCTGTCGCTGATGATCCTGGTCTCGCTCGTCCATTTGTTCGCGATCGAGATAGGCTTCGAGACTTTGGTCAGTTTCGCGGTTTTCCAGGCGCTGACGCTGGGCTGTTTCGGGCTGGCGACGTCGAACTTCTCGGCGATGGCGATGGAGAATATGGGGCGGATCGCCGGCACCGCGTCGAGCGTGCAGGGGTTCCTGAGCGTCACCGTCGGCGCAGTGTTCGGCGCGCTGATCGGGCAGGCGTTCGACGGCACCACCGTGCCGCTGGTCGGCGGGTTCCTGATCGCGGGGCTCGCCGCGCTCGTTTCCATCCTGGTCACCGAGCGGGGTCGCCTGTTCCGGCCGGCGTCACCCGCACCCACGCGCGCTTGA
- a CDS encoding isopenicillin N synthase family dioxygenase produces the protein MLDTPAAQVPTLSLATQDTDPDGFAAAFGESFERYGFAIVADHGIPADLIERAWAETKLLFDLPEDEKRGYHIPGGGGARGYTPFKTEIAKDAKVVDLKEFWHVGRELPEGHRYADTMAPNVWPTRPEGFKPVFLELFAAFDRAGDKLLSAIARHLKLKPDWFDPAVKDGNSILRLLHYPPIPADAEGVRAGAHEDINLITLLLGAEEAGLELLDRANGRWLSIKPPEGAMVVNVGDMLQRLTNKLLPSTTHRVVNPPPERRGHSRYSMPFFLHPAPDFLIETLPGTITPDNANRYPTPITAHDYLYERLVEIGLIKK, from the coding sequence ATGCTCGACACCCCCGCCGCCCAGGTCCCGACGCTCAGCCTCGCCACGCAGGACACCGACCCCGATGGTTTCGCCGCCGCGTTCGGCGAATCGTTCGAGCGATACGGCTTTGCGATCGTCGCCGATCACGGCATCCCCGCCGACCTGATCGAGCGCGCCTGGGCCGAGACGAAGCTCCTGTTCGACCTCCCCGAAGACGAGAAGCGCGGCTATCACATCCCCGGCGGCGGTGGCGCGCGCGGCTACACGCCGTTCAAGACCGAGATCGCCAAAGACGCGAAGGTCGTCGACCTCAAGGAATTCTGGCACGTCGGCCGCGAACTCCCCGAGGGTCATCGCTATGCGGACACGATGGCGCCGAACGTCTGGCCGACCCGCCCCGAGGGTTTCAAGCCGGTCTTCCTCGAACTCTTCGCCGCATTTGACCGTGCCGGCGACAAGCTCCTGTCCGCGATCGCGCGCCACCTGAAGCTCAAGCCCGACTGGTTCGATCCGGCGGTGAAGGACGGCAACAGCATCCTTCGTTTGCTGCATTACCCGCCGATCCCCGCCGATGCAGAGGGCGTCCGCGCCGGCGCGCATGAGGACATCAACCTCATCACGCTGCTGCTCGGCGCCGAGGAGGCCGGCCTCGAACTGCTCGACCGCGCCAACGGCCGCTGGCTGTCGATCAAGCCGCCCGAAGGTGCGATGGTCGTAAACGTCGGCGACATGCTCCAGCGCCTGACCAACAAATTGCTGCCCTCGACCACGCACCGCGTCGTCAACCCGCCCCCCGAACGCCGCGGCCACTCGCGCTATTCGATGCCGTTCTTCCTCCACCCGGCACCCGATTTCCTGATCGAGACGCTGCCCGGCACGATCACGCCGGACAACGCGAACCGCTATCCGACCCCGATCACTGCGCATGATTACCTGTACGAGCGGCTGGTCGAGATCGGGCTGATCAAGAAGTAA